The Amphiura filiformis chromosome 15, Afil_fr2py, whole genome shotgun sequence region gttatttgacctcatatgactcCTGAGTGACAccgggtgaccccaaaatgacctttctaATTTGACCCTAAACGTTGACTGTACCcattaagtttcatgcccacGCGATAGTTTTATGTTATTTGACCACAcggataaggggctgtgcaataattatgagccctgggggagagtaaaatggggggggggggggcaaataatttttggaaagccgaggggggggggcaagcgatttttggcacacattcttggggcgccttttaaataaaacgctctaaaaggcgtaggaaacccgtacggaaacgcttaaatgtgcacattttcctgctcgctgcgctcgcaacatgtaggccctatatagaccatttaaggtttgcaaattcgGATGCAAAAATTGTCATGTGCAGGGGGGGTGGAAGATTTTTGGCGGCCCGAGAGGGGAGGCAAGctatttttggcgggccgagaggagggacaagcgattttgacgagccgtttggaaattttaccccccccccgggctgaTATTAATTGCACAGCCACTAGCACtaaaccctgggtgaccccaaaatgaccttcaaaaattcgGCTCTAAATGATTAATgttcccaccaagtttcatgcccatacgatagttttaagttatttgacctcagatgaccctaggTGACCCGGAAGACCCCAAAATTGTTTAtcaatcaacaatcaatcaaacaaCCAATTAATCGAACGATCAATTAATGAAGCACGATCAATCAAACATTGAATTAAACGCCCAATCGTACATCAATCAACAATTAATCAACCACATCTAACCAAATGATTGATCAATTGTTTTATCGATTGTTCGATTGGTTGATCGTTTGACtgatcaaaatcaatcgattaaaCAATCAATTATTCAAACAAACATGAACAACTGTTTGATCTATTGTTTGTTCGATTGATTGAATGAtgattgattgtttaattgatcaATCGATGGTTGATTGGTGGTTTGATTGCTTAATTGATTGATCGTTGAGTGATCATTGAGTGATGTTTGATTCGTTGTTTGATTGACTATTTGTTTATCAAGCAACAATCAATCGAACAATCAGTGATCAAGCACAAACAATGAATCCAACACCCAAACAATCAATTAAACACAATAAATTAAACACATTGAATCAAACAAACGCTTACTCATACACAAATCAACAATTAATCAATCACACCTAATCAATAATTTGATCAATTatttgatcgatcgatcgattgattgtgATGGTTTGTTTGATTAATTGATCTGTAAAAACAAACGAGCAAACACATAAAACGTcccacaaacaaacaatataaatattaacAATCGAATAATTAATCAATCATCACTCAAACGATTAATCAATTAGACAATCCATCAAACGATCGATCAACTAAATCAAACatcaatcaaaaaataaaataatcaaaagtttAGTTGGTTGTTTAATTGATCATTTGATTAACTGATTGTTCGATGATTTGATCAATAACACAAGCAAtaaatcaatcaaacaattagtcgaacaatcaatcaagttttgAAAGAACAAAATACCAAAATGAGTTATTTAGGCCCCTAATGCTTGATTGATCGGTtgattgtttattttattcaacattcACTCTAACGATTATTCAATCAAGCAAACCAACAAACGATCAATAAAGCAAACAGCATCAATAGAGCAAACAACACGGAGGTTAAGGTCTTTGTCTTTTGGTGCAAAAGGTCCAGGGTTCAATTGCCCGTATAAGGACCAAAAAATCCTCCCCGTGGGTCATCTGGTAATGGGGGGGCGGTTCTGAACagattaattgtttgtttgtttatttaacaatcaatttatcaaaaaataaaacaatcaattgtttgattgatcaattggtcagtcaatcaattaatcatttAAACAATCAACAAACAGtcatctgattgattgattgccaaATCAAGCAAATAAACAATGAGCCAGTCAATAAAcaatttatttgattgaaaaatcCTTTTTGGTATTTTGTTCTTCTTaaaattgatttgattttaacatgATGATATTGACTTTtgatatatcaattttaaaaaaatcagaaaattaaCACGGGTGCTGGGCCGGGGGTGAGTTACTAtaacgtaggcctatataagggTCTCTTTGTTTTTGCCAGAAATCcgtaaaaaacatgatttgagaaaaatttgtcaaaaacggTCAAATCCGCTGTTTTTTAGGTAACAAAGATCAAACATGGGTCATGATTTGAGAAATAAACCCCCCTAATTATGGGTATGGGTTTCAGAGATCTAGTGGCACACCCCTGTAAAAATGTTATTCAAGTACCCCCGCGGTTGTGGGTGTATCCGTTTATCGTAAGGAAAAAAACCTcgcttggtttgaaaaaaaaaggtcgGTTGGTCGAAATACCTGTTTGTTAAATTATAAAGTAAAATCTCTAACTGGTTAAATATACCTGCAGTTGCCTAAATTAAGTGCAGGCCTACCTTGAAATATTATGCTATTGTggtcataataataattaaagcatattttaaaaacatgcatttttggtcaATTAAAGAGTGTTTCTGTATTTTCAGAAGTATACAGTAacacatttttctcatttttcaaaattagatTCGGTTGATTGAGGCCAAATCATATATACTTTTTCTTTGGCCTAAACTTCATAGATTCATTACACCACATTACAAAATAGCGCCATCCTGTTTTGTAAAAACTtctgtaaaaataataattataattatactaAATTGCAGTTTGCACTCAGACGCGAGGAGAGTTTTAATTTTGTCAAATGAAAAACTCCCTGTTGCTGTTAACACGTTCACTTAACCAGACCCGTAGCCaggctttttcaaaatctattcTTCGGCTTGGGGAGAGGGGTGCATAAGTTGCCAAATTCCAAAACTGTGGCCCTTTTAAATTTCCCActaaaaaagcaaaaagtggacCGAACTCCCTAAAATTGGACTTTTGGCGATTACCTTTGAACAGTTTAGCATGAGCAAGTAGTTCTTTTTGTAATTGCCGACCATAtgcctaccctaattttttttatgttacgccaatcaaacaaatttttttagaGGCCTTATGGGTAGGCCTAACCATATGATGGCCATAGTCCAATTTTAAACAGGGAACAATGCTCGTTTGGTAGATGATCCCAAATTTTCACCATTTCATGATTATGTTTCTCTTTCAGGGAGGGAAGGGGTCGGCCAAGAAACGAAATGAacatttataggacatcatcgatcttttggtttgttccctccGATTTATTACGATTCAAGTTTAGTTTTTACAAGCAGATTCAGGGAAATTGTCAAAGCTCACTTTTTGTAAATCACCATTAGCAAAAACCGGTAAGTGATTGATAAACGGTGCGTCTGTGCCAGGAAAGTTAACATTGCCATCAACACCTGGTCAGCCTGGTTAAGCAAGTCTCCACTTTAGCGCCCTCTCTTTTTGCATGATATAGGGAATTCCCCGAAACATTTCCCGTTTGCGACAACGGTAGACTCCACAGTGACTAAATAAGAGGTCGATTGCAACACACAATGTTATTTATGTAATTCAATTGCGTTTGGGAATTTTGCGTTTCTGTAATACATGTTTTGAGTATTGGGTTTTCTACTGATATCAAGGTATTCAGCAAAGAACAGCTAAGAACATATCATAAGTCGACTCTATCGTTTGTATAATTTGaacattaggccgtataaaattaatgttttggttctcgtccagaggattttcatgaattgatgagggagggaggtgttttttttttttttttttcaatgtaaaattagcattgtcagtagttttcgttcgtctccaacagtgctcgaggaaacgatgaggccctttttttttttcaaatgtgagattctgaggataaacccctagagtaccacaaaaagacttggaagtgatgcttgttctctaataaacttatttatatgtatgaagatttcataaatcattccaaagtctaaaaaattgaaaaatctaaaaaaaaaaaaaaaaatctgacaaatcccagaaattgaggcgggaggggacgagaaccaaaatattaattttacacggccttattgaAATCACCCAATACAAATGGCATTAAAAAGGATAAAGAAGGTAAGGCACTCGACCATTTTgcttgtttataattattttaccatcatgtaggcctagttcgcaaggcaaactttaaaaaaatgggcaaaacagacgtgtcatttatcggtatgacattttcgtaccagcagagctaagtacggtatgggttcctcgtactaatgtaggcctacatgtttataAGATCCTATTTATGTTTTGCGTCAAGGTAAATTTGGACACtggttagacttctccgtaaTTGCCCATTCATGACGTGcatgcatttaagcttaaaactgatttaattaatttgtgcacaattgatcaattttcagtcaccatactccagtagcgtagccagcggggggggcaggtggggcagagtgccccctgacaaaaaaaaatgaaagacaaaagtgccctctgacaaaaaaatgaaaggaaaaattAGGAGGGCAAAAGAAAAGAAGAGGGGCAAGGAGcgcttttctaccgaaattcagcccgaaaatacaaaaattttccgcgctacgcgcgcatattgcaaacattaagccctttccatcctgataatgggcgaaaatagtgtaaaataccattttttgcacgctacgcgcgcacatcgtcccaataaagccttttgtctctatgcATTGTATGATACAActataatttttttcgtctgtgccccacaaattttattttgccccccctgaccaaaaaagctagCTACGCCCCtgccatactccctctgtttgttggctgatttttaactcggactttcgcaattaataaactggtagattctaacatcagaattgttcagtattgaagtaccaCTGTAATTATGTCATTGTGATaatttatgttgcattcaataatatactttacttttactgtcactaatataattatataaactttaataaccattttatactagtatatattttgatgtaataaatatcagtataattttgagttcaaatgaATGCGTTCAtgatacatattttatttatcaaaaatcgactatagcATAGTCTAGACCTTGGTACATGTTTTAATTACCTTTattttcaaatgaacaaaataatgagctcaatattaaagacccattctgtgatagcgcaagtgtaaaaaataaataaaattgcttaTAATATACAGAAACAAAATAGTAACTTTGTGAATATTTTATTAAGGTGGGCAAGTCTTTGGAGGCCACATACCATGACCTGACAGGACGCATATATGATATATAGCCACAAGGAAGGTGTGGTGGGTGTCCACTATGCTGGCCACCCTGCTATGGGGGGGGGGACAACCGACcaacattgatataaaattggatcgattgagcccatatttattggtcgagctatgagttttaaaatattggacgagacatagtcaagtccaatattttaaaactcatagcgagaccaataaatattgggtgaaaagcatccaattttatcattattatgtgttggatccaataatttcacacacttggattcatcaaaacataatgttaaaaattggcagaaaagaacaaaaatgggtcattttgctgcAAGTGGGGGACATCCCCACTGCCCCCTCCCAGGGTTTGATGCCCATGCCTCAGGCCCAAACTTTTCCTTGGGTTAAGAGAAAAAAATGAGCTTCCTTCACGTGGTGCCAAAATCAAATGGGATGAAGCAGTCAATTGGGTCACTTACCTTGACCTTTCGGGATTTAAGGTTTTTCGCCGCTACAATCccagaaaaaatgtgttcgaacacccactgcaATTACCatgttcttaagggatctggaatgagtgttttgagcatttcgatagtattttttgtgggacatgagagcatatcagacgtatcgaattgcattctgaatacgaagaatgtctttctgatatcaaataattttcattttttgaaattcacgatataatacaaattttatgacaaattattaacatgtgatatttttcacatttttgatatataacagtcctcgaaataaattttataaatctaagttatattcttaaagtgtatgtagcagggaggaaaagcagacgatcaattgaaaatgttgacctttcatattgaagatatggattttttcccaaaaagacctaatttttttttttttttttggaaaaaaatccatatcttcaatacgaaaggtcaaaattttcaattgatcgtcggcttttcatcccacctacatacacttttgtataaatcatcagattattaaagtttacttcgagtactgttaaatatcaaaattatcaattttaatgatttgccataaaatgtgtattacattgcgaatttccaaaatcaaaattatttgatatcagaaggacattcttcgtattcagaatgcaattcgatatgtctgatgtgctctaatgtcccacaataaatactgtccaaacgttcataccctatcccttaaaagtgttcgaacaaatatttctaagattgtagttaCTTAGTGAGTCTGGTATTTGTCACTATTTAGTATTTaactattttttttacttcaaattttgATACCAGGAACTGAGAGATCTTGGACGAGATCCCCCAGCACAGTGTTCTGCAGGTCCATCAGGCGAGGATTGTAAGTTTTCATAAAATGTTCATACAAAACTCAATTCATTTACACAGCTCAAAGTACCATGTACTGAAATTCATGTAGTAAGCTTGTGGTGATATAATGTATAATGTGTAGCTCATACCTGCCAACCTACCCAAGTCAGAAAaagggacattgaggccaaaactttgtacatgtatgatgtacacaaaccaggtaccgacaactttcagaattcagggaaggttttgcaggtctatcACCATAGACTAAACAGAatgtagcaaaattttaaattgaaatttgcataattttctactgtttttaaatttgccatcactgaacttttcagaaagcaggactgtcccccgttttcactttggaaaaccccaaatgataAACAGTTGGCAGTTCTGGTGTAGCTGAtataattttgtataattttgtaagCCTGCACTTCAACATACACAAAGATAGAGTACTGCTTTTTTCATATTGTTTATTCatatttataaatgaaattcaTATTCAATGCACCAGAACATTTCATTAACATACAACTTTTGATGTTTGTTTCTTTCAGTATATAAATGGCAAGCTACTATAACTGGCCCTGTAAGTAAAACAATTTAAATGAATGAGTGAAAAAGTGAATCGAAGTGTTTTGTGACCACGCTGTAATTAAAAGCACTGCGTCTGCTGAAGCAGTTCTTTAATATTGTCATGATGTCATTGTTGGCATATTTAAAGAGACCAGATGGGTCACTGGCAGTGGTAACAGGGCCACTCCCACCAGCTaaaaccagggccggatttacctttttgggggccctgggccagcccAAAATTTAGAGGTCCCAAACGCACTGTgatgaaggcatgtgcactcgaGACATGTGCACTCGAGACTTGCGCGAGAAGCGCGctttaaaaattcaattttaggctattttagccaaattgaagctgaaatttGCTGCATAAAAGTCTAGTGTGTGCGAAgcacgcaaaattttgcaatttttgtaggcaattttgggccaaaacatggtgttttttggctaaaatggaagatgcacactgcacaaggCAAATCTTTGGGGCTCCCAAAATTTGTgggccctgggcccatctggccctatagTAAATCCGGCCCTAGCTAAAACTACAGAGACTACAGacttaaaatatgtaaaaaattgAGACGGTAACTTTTCACCTGGGCCTGTAAACTTTTCAGAGGTTTCCTTTTttcaaatataatataatataaaatttttTGTCAAAGcttacataacattatgttaacatgttttcaacttttgacaacattaaacattacaaaattgttttccaaccttttaaatataggcctacatgtataacccAATATTTTCTGGAAATCTGTGTCAAGATTTTTGCAGAGACTACTCATAAAATTTCCACAATTTTATTTTAGTCAGTTACAAATAAAATTGTAATCTTCTTGTATTGATATTATTTGACTCTACAGCCAGATACCCCTTATCAAGGAGGGATATTCTTTCTCAAGATTGAATTTCCAAAAGACTACCCATTCAAACCACCAAGGGTAAGCTACCTGATGTTTCTTattaccaaggattctcgagtactaatatactataggataagccactcgtttgcgcaaatgaagtcagtcattcagcctatgcgctaTAATGCATGTAATGGCATAGAacccctgtacgtgtaggagtgtattaccttgtggaagagatgatgcaatgtttacgtcatatcgtcatcgtttccaaaaaaaaaattaaatggcgaaaaacggcgaacatttggtcgaatctttctattactatcatatcgtgaaaaaccaaatagctgaggagttagctcaatatgctaggaaaatattataaccgaataccccatgacgagactggctaaataagctgtatttttgctggaaagggtccgaaaattggcagtcgatgggcgccatcttggaaaaatagctcgaaatagacttcctcgacagtcgttcaagattgaggagattttagcctgacgatgttagacttgatcaagacggaCTGTCGTTTGTACTGTAGCGGTCTAAATGTGCATTTCATACATAAAATTAGctcgaaaatcaataaaacaagtaACGAATGCGTCTAATTTTCTCTCTACTAACACAAAATGTAATGAAAAGGGTATATCTTTCCTAAAACAAATAAACGTACTTTCAAATTGCGTTACAATCGTATGTGTACTTGCACGTCTGGAACTAAGACTAATTTGCGCACTGAAATGCTCAAGAACTGTCAATCATTGACGAAAGCTGTCAGTGCAATACAGGTCAAGTTCCTTTGGCCGTACGCAAATTAAATACGTGCACAAGTACGTAAGTTTTAGGCTGCGCACTGGAttgcatagcaaccggcatagcaacGTCAATCAAAgtcaatcaaactgccggcgaagtgacttcactttttatacagggattgaatacgagtgtcacggccctgttATTACCTGTATTTCATTTGCTACTACCAGATTTCCATGGTGGCACCAAAGGAGAATAAACAATTCCTGAAAATCccacttttttttgggggggggaggtaAAAGGCTAACTTTTAAGGTATTCCCTCCAAATTTCACTGCCCCCTCCCAATATGTCATGCCTTGTGTTCATTTGTTGGCAGTTTTCTTGTAATTTTTCTTGCATACTGGCATTTAGAGTGTAGTAAAGGTATTATGTTATTGTGAAAATTGAAGAGTTATGCaagacacattaaaaaaaaaaaaaggaaaaaaagagggtccaccaggttttctgtttccatgctttggtgtccaatggatcagcttggctACAACCCAGTGAAACGTGTCCTCATTTttctgatcttctgtgaaagttttgGTACGTCACCATGTGATGAGCTGCTTCCAATTGATAATattggcacatcaaaaaattttcgtgggtatgttccccggaattttgaggtggtgggtctttgggagctgacggcataccagtaaaagggggtcttttggagctgcgaaccggccTGCAAATAAGTAAAATggagtcttttggagctgcaaacaatcaaaatcaagggtctttcttggctttttggttgaaaatcgcctgaaaaaaccccagaaatatgagaattttttgggtcttttagagctgaaatgatcaaaatcaagggtgtttcggagctctattttggtcaaatatagggggtctttcggagctgcaaatcccaaaaaggggggtctttccaggggaacatacccatatggtcatttgtgttgagtgcccccctggaACTTGTTGTATACTgctctaagcattcttgtgtagcaatCATCAAGTTCTTTAGTTTAGGCCACCAGTGTGGTTTGTTCCAATGCAATTCTAAAAATAagcatttttggttctttagagtaATTACACTGTATGTTAAATAATCAGTACATTCCCTGCATGGTTTTTATCTAAAAGTACATAAAAGGGATGCTTATTTTCTACTTGCCAGGTATCATTCACAACAAAGGTCTACCATCCAAATATTGATGAAAGTGGTTCAATCTGTCTGGATATATTGAGTTCAACATGGTCACCAGCTCTTACTATATCAAAAGGTAGGAGTAATGGATAAAACTGTCCTTGAATaagtaccagtggcgtagcgtgggtcatcatattgggggcaccgaccatgattgggggcaccgggtctcaATGAGGGGTGGTGGGCAcaggccgtttttcggcaatttttctatgggattttctcaTTTTTGCAATCGATTACCACCCCCCAACGTGCCCCTATGCGACTGATAAGTACTGTCCTTGCAACAGGCGAGACGATTTCAATACGCTCCAGGATGAAATCAAATGACCAATGAATGATGAAATAAAGTGGACATACTCTGAAATATaacaatattttgacaaaatgtatTGCACCAAATGCCCATTACAATAATTTTAGATGAATTCTAAAATACCAGATGTGAAATATACTgtgccaagaaagtatccttacacttggaaaaataatcacaatttcaaaactgaaccatattggggtaaatttgtttttgtaatagatgctctatctaatcttgcacattatgacaccagattGAATCCGatatgacctcaagaagtaaagttgcaagcaattgaatagacgaaggtccagttttaagtgacaaattggcctatacaaggcgcaaaatgattccaacaagcgcaacaaagagactacacagtttcttcaatgcaGCCTTATTTTatataaagcagtatttattttagtatttattctctgtacttttcataacttgcattttatttgttccttttgttttaaattaaaggcacacacaaattagccatttaccactcttgtcatgtggtaatgttatcaatgcgcgattaattgcaatatgcgctcaaactagtacgcggcgtggcgcgctatgtccgcagatttgcgtagcgccatgattgcgaatgtattttattattgtaattgacttttgaatgtaatgtccgaccgtgatgtcgtaaaactatggaatgggaAAAAAAGAGAGGATGGAGAGAGAAATAAAAAGACTCTaactagtctaagaattatggtaaaacttcgcctgatggtgtgatttcatagttttatagaagataagccggcagtgCTAGTgaacgtaacatggtggcagcggaaaaagtaaatctacaggtacgccatttccaagaaatagcctaagaaagactcaaagaaatcaccaagaaaacatcaacgaagttttcgaagaaagaaagaaaccaaaGAAAACATCAACGAAGTTTTCGGAGAAAGAAACTGGAAAATTAccaaagaaaacatcaacaaagttttcgaagaaagaaactggaaaatcgccaaagaaaacatcaacaaagttttCGAAGAACGATACTTGGAAATCCACAACGATATCAATTCAAAGTCGGCAAAGACTAGTTCAACTTTGAAGAAGAAACCTTCAGTGAGCTAGCcataagaagaaagaagaggacgcaGAACTGATTAACTGTTGTATTGGAAGCCCGCGGATTGGAAGAAAGAAGAGAGCGTCACAGATAGCTTCGCtacagaagaaagaagagaagaaaacAGAGTAGCTTCGTGACTGTATCAGCATCAATTCCGTTCCAATACCAGAATTGTGAGATTTGATGGACATCAATGCATTTTCATCGTTGGAATATTTGCTGATTTGTGTTCTTCTGGAAAAAGACAGGTGAATCGTGTTTTCATCAGTGGCAGTGTTGTCTACATGATCTACGCATCGGTGTGGCAGATTGATGTGGAAAATGGATTACGAGAGGCTGTCTTCAGGTTCTAGCCTGCTTGGATTCCTTGCTAAATGACCAGACATTTGGTATGATATTTTGACTGTTGGCCTTTTTACTTGA contains the following coding sequences:
- the LOC140171578 gene encoding ubiquitin-conjugating enzyme E2-17 kDa-like, with the translated sequence MALKRIKKELRDLGRDPPAQCSAGPSGEDLYKWQATITGPPDTPYQGGIFFLKIEFPKDYPFKPPRVSFTTKVYHPNIDESGSICLDILSSTWSPALTISKVLLSICALLCDPNPESPLRRDLANQYKSNPSQYNKDATQHTRTYASNM